AGGAGAGTGTAGCTGTCTTTTTAGGTACCATAGTTGTCTTTACAATTTCAGGCATATTCAACGGCACATTTGATGGCCAATTTCAAAGTTTCCATTACGCCTTTGCCCTTGATGGCAGAGGCTTCAAAAAAGGGAACATGTTGTCGGTTAAGATGTAATTGGAGGGTTTGAACAGTGTCAATATTGTTCAGATCGCGTTTGTTATACTGCAGCAGCCAGGGGACCTGGCCCAGGGCGAGTCCCTGATTGTTCAGCAGCTGATTCAATTCTTTCAGGCTGTTGATATTATCAGCGCGTCGGTCCATTTGCGAGTCCGCGACAAACACAATAACATCTGCACCGTGAATGACCAGCTTGCGTCCGTAACCGTAGTGCTGTTGTCCCGGAACCGTGTACAGGTCAAACCGCGGCCGTTTGCCGTCTATGGGGCCCAGAGACAGGGGCATAAAGTCAAAGTACATGGTGCGTTCTTCACGCGTCTTGAACGATATTAATTTTCCGCGCCGTTCCGGATTTAGGGATCCGTAAATATATTCCAGATTTGTGGTCTTTCCACCCAGCCCCGGTCCGTAATAAACGATTTTGAATCGGATTTCGTTGTGTTTCCAGTCAATATGCATGAATAGAACTATCCCAGAGCTTTATCCAATTCATCATCAAGGCCTTTCTGAAAGTTATCATCCAGGAAACGGGCGACCTTGCTGTTTTCCTGTTTCAGACCCTCAAGATACCGGGACAATCGATCAACCGCTTGATGCGTCAGTAAACGCACCAGGCCGACGGGAATATTCTTTCTGAACACAATGATCATCATGTAATCCTCACCCACACTGCACATATACGTATTAAAAGGAACACCTTCATGGAAGATATGCTCAAAAGCAGGGGTCTCAC
This genomic window from candidate division KSB1 bacterium contains:
- a CDS encoding GTPase domain-containing protein; the encoded protein is MHIDWKHNEIRFKIVYYGPGLGGKTTNLEYIYGSLNPERRGKLISFKTREERTMYFDFMPLSLGPIDGKRPRFDLYTVPGQQHYGYGRKLVIHGADVIVFVADSQMDRRADNINSLKELNQLLNNQGLALGQVPWLLQYNKRDLNNIDTVQTLQLHLNRQHVPFFEASAIKGKGVMETLKLAIKCAVEYA